The genome window ACGAAGAACTTTCTTATCTTGATGTGATTAAAGAAGGTTTAGAAGTAATGGATACAACAGCATCATCACTAAGTATGGACAATGATATTCCATTAATCGTCTTCTCATTTACAGAACAAGGCAATAATATTAAACGTGTTATTTTAGGTGAAAAAATTGGGACTACTGTTAGGGGGAAAAAATAATGAGTAAAGAAGTATTATCGAAATCCAAAGAAAAAATGGAAAAAGCAGAACAAGCGTTAACAAGACAATTAGGTACAATCCGAGCTGGTCGTGCGAATGCATCACTACTTGACCGTTTATCTGTAGATTATTACGGAGCAGCTACTCCAGTTAACCAAATGGCTTCTATCAGCGTTCCTGAAGCTAGAATGTTGCTAATTACACCCTATGATAAAACAATTTTAGGTGAAATTGAAAAAGCAATTTTGAAATCAGATTTAGGTTTAACACCTAATAATGATGGTTCTGTACTACGTTTATCTATTCCACAATTAACGGAAGAACGTCGTAAAGAGTTGGTTAAAGAAGTGAAAAAAGAAGCTGAAGAAGCGAAGGTTGCTGTGCGTAACATTCGTCGTGAAGCAAATGAAGAACTGAAAAAACTAGAAAAAAATGGCGACATCACAGAAGATGATTTACGTTCTTACGGTGAAGACGTTCAAAAATTAACAGATGAAAGCATCAAAAA of Listeria monocytogenes contains these proteins:
- the frr gene encoding ribosome recycling factor; translation: MSKEVLSKSKEKMEKAEQALTRQLGTIRAGRANASLLDRLSVDYYGAATPVNQMASISVPEARMLLITPYDKTILGEIEKAILKSDLGLTPNNDGSVLRLSIPQLTEERRKELVKEVKKEAEEAKVAVRNIRREANEELKKLEKNGDITEDDLRSYGEDVQKLTDESIKNIDSITKDKEAEILEV